A genomic window from Solanum stenotomum isolate F172 chromosome 10, ASM1918654v1, whole genome shotgun sequence includes:
- the LOC125878526 gene encoding glycine dehydrogenase (decarboxylating), mitochondrial, with product MERARKLANRAILKRLVSQSKQSRSNEIPSSSLYRPSRYVSSLSPYTFQARNNAKSFNTQQARSISVEALKPSDTFPRRHNSATPEEQTKMAEFCGFQSLDALIDATVPQSIRSESMKLPKFDGGLTESQMIEHMQKLASKNKVNKSYIGMGYYNTYVPPVILRNLLENPAWYTQYTPYQAEISQGRLESLLNYQTMITDLTGLPMSNASLLDEGTAAAEAMAMCNNILKGKKKTFLIASNCHPQTIDICKTRADGFDLKVVTVDLKDIDYKSGDVCGVLVQYPGTEGEILDYGEFIKNAHAHGVKVVMASDLLALTMLKPPGELGADIVVGSAQRFGVPMGYGGPHAAFLATSQEYKRMMPGRIIGVSVDSTGKPALRMAMQTREQHIRRDKATSNICTAQALLANMAAMYAVYHGPEGLKTIGQRVHGLAGTFSAGLKKLGTVEVQDLPFFDTVKVKCSDAKAIADVANKNDINLRIVDNNTITVSFDETTTLEDVDDLFKVFALGKPVPFTAQSIAQEVENLIPSGLTRETPFLTHQIFNSYHTEHELLRYLHKLQSKDLSLCHSMIPLGSCTMKLNATTEMMPVTWPSFANIHPFAPTEQAAGYQEMFDDLGALLCTITGFDSFSLQPNAGAAGEYAGLMVIRAYHMSRGDHHRNVCIIPVSAHGTNPASAAMCGMKIVAVGTDAKGNINIEELRKAAEANKENLAALMVTYPSTHGVYEEGIDEICKIIHDNGGQVYMDGANMNAQVGLTSPGFIGADVCHLNLHKTFCIPHGGGGPGMGPIGVKKHLAPYLPSHPVVPTGGIPSPNKSEPLGAISAAPWGSALILPISYTYIAMMGSKGLTDASKIAILSANYMAKRLEKHYPVLFRGVNGTCAHEFIIDLRGFKNTAGIEPEDVAKRLIDYGFHGPTMSWPVPGTLMIEPTESESKAELDRFCDALISIREEIAQIEKGNVDINNNVLKGAPHPPSMLMADAWTKPYSREYAAYPAPWLRSAKFWPTTGRVDNVYGDRNLICTLLPVSEMAEEKAATA from the exons ATGGAGCGTGCTAGAAAATTGGCAAACAGAGCAATTCTGAAACGTTTGGTTTCACAATCAAAACAGAGTCGTTCTAATGAAATCCCATCATCATCATTATACAGGCCTTCAAGGTATGTATCTTCATTGTCACCATACACATTTCAGGCTAGAAATAATGCAAAATCTTTTAATACCCAACAAGCTAGATCAATTTCTGTTGAGGCTTTGAAACCAAGTGACACATTCCCACGCCGACATAACTCAGCCACCCCTgaagaacaaacaaaaatggCTGAGTTTTGTGGGTTTCAAAGCCTGGATGCACTTATTGATGCTACTGTACCTCAATCGATTCGTAGCGAATCGATGAAGTTACCTAAGTTTGATGGTGGATTGACTGAGTCACAGATGATTGAGCATATGCAGAAATTGGCATCTAAGAATAAGGTTAATAAGTCATATATTGGGATGGGGTATTATAATACTTATGTACCACCTGTTATATTGAGGAATCTTTTGGAGAATCCTGCTTGGTATACTCAGTATACTCCTTATCAGGCTGAGATTTCGCAGGGACGTCTTGAGTCCTTGCTGAATTATCAGACCATGATTACGGATCTTACTGGTTTGCCAATGTCTAATGCATCTTTACTAGATGAAGGGACCGCGGCAGCTGAGGCTATGGCTATGTGTAACAATATTCTTAAGGGGAAAAAGAAAACTTTCCTTATTGCTAGCAATTGTCACCCTCAGACTATTGATATTTGTAAGACTAGAGCTGATGGATTTGATCTTAAGGTGGTCACTGTAGATCTTAAGGATATTGATTATAAGTCTGGTGATGTTTGTGGGGTACTAGTTCAGTATCCGGGGACCGAAGGTGAAATCTTGGATTATGGGGAGTTTATTAAGAATGCACATGCTCATGGAGTGAAGGTTGTTATGGCATCTGATCTTTTGGCCTTGACAATGTTGAAACCACCTGGTGAACTTGGAGCAGATATTGTTGTTGGTTCTGCTCAAAGGTTTGGAGTGCCTATGGGTTATGGAGGCCCTCATGCAGCTTTCTTGGCAACTTCTCAAGAATACAAGAGAATGATGCCTGGAAGAATTATTGGTGTCAGTGTTGATTCAACAGGGAAACCTGCTCTGCGTATGGCAATGCAGACTAGGGAACAACACATCCGCAGGGACAAGGCTACGAGTAACATTTGCACAGCACAG GCTTTGCTTGCCAACATGGCTGCCATGTATGCTGTCTATCATGGACCTGAGGGGCTAAAAACCATTGGCCAACGTGTTCATGGTCTTGCTGGAACATTTTCTGCTGGTCTCAAAAAGCTAGGAACAGTAGAAGTTCAGGATCTTCCATTCTTTGACACTGTGAAGGTGAAGTGTTCTGATGCAAAGGCAATTGCTGATGTTGCTAACAAGAATGACATTAACTTGCGGATTGTGGACAACAACACT ATAACTGTATCTTTTGATGAAACTACTACCCTAGAAGATGTGGACgatctatttaaagtttttgCCTTGGGAAAGCCA GTCCCATTCACTGCTCAATCAATTGCACAAGAGGTCGAGAACCTGATTCCTTCTGGACTTACAAGGGAGACTCCATTTTTGACTCACCAAATATTCAACTC GTACCATACTGAGCACGAGTTGCTGAGATACCTCCATAAGCTGCAATCAAAGGATCTCTCCTTGTGCCATAGCATGATTCCTTTGGGCTCCTGCACAATGAAATTGAATGCCACGACAGAGATGATGCCGGTGACATGGCCTAGCTTCGCAAATATTCACCCTTTTGCACCCACTGAACAGGCAGCTGGCTATCAG GAAATGTTCGACGATTTAGGCGCCCTATTGTGTACAATTACAGGTTTTGATTCCTTCTCCTTGCAGCCTAATGCTGGTGCTGCTGGAGAATATGCTGGATTGATGGTTATTCGTGCATATCATATG TCAAGGGGTGACCATCACCGCAATGTATGCATCATTCCTGTATCAGCACATGGAACAAATCCTGCAAGTGCTGCAATGTGTGGGATGAAAATTGTTGCTGTCGGGACAGATGCAAAAGGAAACATTAATATTGAAGAGTTGAGGAAGGCTGCTGAGGCAAATAAGGAGAACCTTGCTGCTCTCATG GTTACATACCCATCAACACATGGAGTGTATGAGGAAGGAATTGATGAGATATGTAAGATTATCCATGACAATGGTGGTCAGGTGTACATGGACGGGGCTAACATGAATGCACAG GTTGGTTTGACAAGCCCTGGCTTTATTGGTGCTGATGTTTGTCATCTAAATCTCCATAAAACATTCTGCATTCCTCATGGTGGAGGAGGTCCCGGAATGGGTCCAATTGGAGTGAAGAAGCACTTGGCACCATATTTGCCATCACACCCTGTG GTACCAACTGGAGGGATCCCATCCCCCAACAAGAGTGAGCCACTTGGTGCTATATCTGCTGCACCCTGGGGTTCAGCACTTATTTTGCCGATTTCATATACCTACATTGCCATGATGGGGTCTAAGGGACTTACAGATGCATCAAAGATAGCTATCCTGAGCGCAAACTACATGGCGAAGCGTTTGGAG AAGCACTACCCAGTCCTCTTCCGAGGTGTCAATGGAACATGTGCCCATGAGTTTATCATTGACCTGAGGGGCTTTAAG AACACTGCTGGGATAGAACCTGAAGATGTTGCTAAACGTCTTATTGACTACGGATTTCATGGACCTACAATGTCTTGGCCAGTTCCTGGTACACTTATGATTGAACCTACTGAAAGTGAAAGCAAG GCGGAACTAGACAGGTTTTGTGATGCACTCATCTCCATCAGAGAAGAAATTGCTCAGATTGAGAAAGGGAATGTTGATATTAACAACAATGTTCTCaag GGGGCTCCT